ACCATTGGTCTATTTTTTACTCTTTATTTATTATATATACGTGTTTTTCCTGTTATTTCGCAATCAGAACTAAAAACAATATTGAAAACTGATCATAATAAAAATAATGAATAAAATGAATATATATGCATTATATGATAATGACCATACGTTGATAAACAGTATCAAAGTTATACAGGATTATAATTATAACATACATGAAGTTTATTCTCCTTTTCCTATTCATAATTTACATGAAGTATTAAAATTAAAAAAAACAAACTTGTCTTTTTTATCTTTTGTATATGGATTATTAGGTTTCTGCATAGCTTGCATATTAACCTGGTATACTATGATTTGGGTTTGGCCTCAAAATATTGGAGGAAAACCCTCTTTTTCTTGGATTAATAGTTTCCCTTCTTTTGTTCCTATTATATTTGAACTATCAATTTTTTTTTCTGCACATTTTATGTGTATAAATTACCTTATACAAGGTCAATTATTTCCAGGACGTATTCCAAAAAATCCTGATCGAAGAACTACTGATAATATGTTTTTAATAGAAATTCATCTTGAAAAAGATGATAAAAAACTAATCGATATTTTGAAAAAAAATGGTGCAATAGAGATTACAGTAAAAAAAATACTCTCTAAATAAAGAATTATGAATAAATATTTTTACGAAATTATTATTGTTATAATGATATTTTTTTTAGAATCTTGTTGGTTTGATAAAACTAAACCTAATGTTGTATATATGCCAGATATGTATTATTCAGAAGCATATGAACCTTATTCAGATCCCTATTCTAATTATAGAAAAGAAAAAGTAATTGGAATTCCTTTTTTTTTAAAAGGAAAAACTTCTTCACTCTTTCCTGTAAAGGGAACCGTTTCTAGAAATGATCTATTTTACAAAGTAGATATTAATAAAATTAAAGGATTTAATCATTATAAAAATATAATTCAAAATCCAATCAAACATTTAGAAAAAAAAGAAATTTCAATAAAAAAAGGAAAAAAATTGTATCAAATAAATTGTTCCATATGTCATGGTGAAAATGGGGATGGAGAAGGAGAATTAGTAAAAAACGAAAAAATTTTTGGAATCCCTAATTATAAAGATAGAGATCTTAGTCTTGGTAGTATTTATTACGTTATTACATATGGTAAAAATAATATGAATTCTTATGCTTCTCAACTAAATGAAGTAGATAGATGGAGAGTATCAGAATATGTTTTATTTCTAAATAAATTAAAGTAAAAAAAATAAATAAATATGTATCACAGAATACATAAAAAAATTATCATTATTATAATAATAGGATTTATTTTCATTTTTTTTGATAAAATGTTCATAGATAAAAAACATAATTTTTCTATTTCTGAAGAAATAGAAAAAAAAACTTTTTTCAAAGAAAATCATCATGATAGTTGGACAACATTATATATTTCCATTGTTTATTTTACCTTTATATCTTTAGGTGCTTTATTTTTTCTTAGTATACAAAATATATCAAAATCAGGTTGGTCCGTTATTATTCATCCTATTATGGAAGAAATTTCTTCTTTTATACCATATGGATTTTTAATGATTTTTATAATTCTTTTGTTAAATACAATGGATGTTATCCACATATTTTATTGGATGGATTCTGATTTATACAATCCTATTTCTTTAAAATATGATAAAATTATTGCAAACAAAAAATTATTCTTAAATATTCCATTCTTCTTAGTGAGAAGCACAATTTACATGTTAGGATGTAGTTTTTTTTATTCAAAAATTAAAAGAATATCTTGTAGGTTATATACATCATATTCATTAAATGATTATAAAAAATTATATTTCAAATCTATTATTTTTATTATATTTTTTTCTTTTAGTTCTATATTTATGATATGGGATTGGATTATGTCTTTAAACCCACATTGGTTCAGTACTTTATTTAGTTGGTACGTTTTAAGTAGTTTTATTATAACAGGTATAAGTGTTATTACAATTACAGCCATTTTTTTAAAAAAAATAGGAAATTTTCCTTTTTTTAATAAAAGTCATTTACATGATTTAAGTAAATATCTATTTTCTGGAAGCTTGTTATGGACTTATTTTTGGTTTTCACAATTTTTGCTTTATTGGTATGGAAATATTCCAGAAGAAGTTATATATTTTATAAAAAGGAAATATATACATTTTTGGGTGTTAATCCCTAATTTTTTAATTCCTTTTTTTGTATTACTTAGTAGTAAGAGAAAATCAAATTACAAAATAGTATTTTTAGTATCTCTAATATTACTTGTTGGACATTACATAAATATGTACAGTTTAATAGCTCCAGATATCCATGATGGAATTAAATTTTGCATATTAGAAGTGATAGGTTTTTTATTAATAATAGGAGGATTTTTTATTTATATTTTGTTTTTGAATTTTCGTAAAAGAAAAATTAATAATTCTGAAGGAAATCCTTTTTTTCAGGAGAGTAAAAATTATAAATATCCTTATATGTAATTAAAAATTTATTTCTTCATGATTATTTACTATTTTTTATCTTTTACAAAATTCATAATAGATTTATTAGAACCAAAAAGTGTTAGTATATCTCCTTTTTGTAAAATAGTATCACCTGTTACTAAACCTATAACTTTTTTCGTAGAAGTTCCTTTAGAAGATAAGGGTTTGTTTCCGTCTCGGATTACAGTAATTAAAGAAACAGAATATTTTTGTGTTAATTTCAAACTTTTAACAGATTTACCACTGAAAGAATGTGGAGAAAAAACTTCAGCTATAGAATATTTACTATCTACTCTAAAATAATCCAAAGCATAATTAAAAGATATTTGTTTAGTTAATCGAAATGCTGCATCTTGTTCTGGATGAATCACATCATTAATTCCCATTGCTTCTAGTATTGTATCATGTATCTTAGACAAAGATCTACTTA
The sequence above is drawn from the Blattabacterium cuenoti genome and encodes:
- a CDS encoding DUF3341 domain-containing protein; translated protein: MNKMNIYALYDNDHTLINSIKVIQDYNYNIHEVYSPFPIHNLHEVLKLKKTNLSFLSFVYGLLGFCIACILTWYTMIWVWPQNIGGKPSFSWINSFPSFVPIIFELSIFFSAHFMCINYLIQGQLFPGRIPKNPDRRTTDNMFLIEIHLEKDDKKLIDILKKNGAIEITVKKILSK
- a CDS encoding c-type cytochrome, with product MNKYFYEIIIVIMIFFLESCWFDKTKPNVVYMPDMYYSEAYEPYSDPYSNYRKEKVIGIPFFLKGKTSSLFPVKGTVSRNDLFYKVDINKIKGFNHYKNIIQNPIKHLEKKEISIKKGKKLYQINCSICHGENGDGEGELVKNEKIFGIPNYKDRDLSLGSIYYVITYGKNNMNSYASQLNEVDRWRVSEYVLFLNKLK
- a CDS encoding potassium channel family protein; amino-acid sequence: MKIIIIGLGNFGRSLALNLTDNGHEVFGIDHKMEKVDLLKDHIANVVCMDANNEAAYEVLPIQQADLGIVAIGENEGSSIVTTAILKKYKNLRIVSRSLSKIHDTILEAMGINDVIHPEQDAAFRLTKQISFNYALDYFRVDSKYSIAEVFSPHSFSGKSVKSLKLTQKYSVSLITVIRDGNKPLSSKGTSTKKVIGLVTGDTILQKGDILTLFGSNKSIMNFVKDKK